The following coding sequences lie in one Peromyscus maniculatus bairdii isolate BWxNUB_F1_BW_parent chromosome 3, HU_Pman_BW_mat_3.1, whole genome shotgun sequence genomic window:
- the Akap3 gene encoding A-kinase anchor protein 3 translates to MADRVDWLQSQNGVCKVDVYSPGDNQHQDWKMDASTDPVRVLSWLRRDLEKSTAGFQDSRFKPGESSIMEEAPVPGDQRKGFCVDYYNTTHKGSPGRLHFEMTHKEIPSQGPCVRAGNGNSIDEVSFYANRLTNLVIAMARKEINEKIHGSENKCIHQSLFMGDEPTPHKSLSTVASELVNETVSACSKNITGDKAPGSGDRALGSGQSPSLRYKSTLKIKESTKDGKCPDDKPGSKKSFFYKEVFESRNAGDAKDGGRSFPGERKIFRGQDRTDDFTSSVSQGIMTYANSVVSDMMVSIMKTLRIQVKDTTIATILLKKVLIKHAKEVVSDLIDSFMKNLHNVTGSLMTDTDFVSAVKRSLFSHGSQKATDIMDAMMGKLYNVMFAKKFPESRKAKDKSESYSLISMKSRGGDPRQPNLNFAMKSESKLRESLFAACKPEKEKTCAETLGEHIIKEGLSMWHKTHQKDDCKSPGLDRAAKQGGPHQQEVSFESPDSCDLSPPPQQPETFENFMCESDTWAKDLIVSALLLIQYHLAQGGRMDAQSFLEAAASTNFPANKQPVVHDESRLKSPHKICDQEQTEKKDLMSVIFNFIRNLLSETIFKGNRSESKGQNVKEEEINMCERPMTPPAPKFCEDEETDGAFSGLTKMVANQLDGCMNGQMVEHLMDSVMKLCLIIAKSCDSPLAELGDEKCGDASRPSSAFPDNLYECCLPVKGTGTAEALLQTAYQAIHNELRGLSGQPPEGCEIPKVIVSNHNLADTVQNKQLQAVLQWVAASELNVPILYFAGDDEGIQEKLLQLSAAAVEKGRSVGEVLQSVLRYEKERQLDEAVGNVTRLQLLDWLMANL, encoded by the exons ATGGCAGATAGGGTTGACTGGTTACAAAGCCAAAATGGCGTATGCAAAGTTGATGTCTATTCACCTGGAGACAACCAACACCAGGACTGGAAAATG GATGCATCAACAGATCCTGTCCGAGTGCTCAGCTGGCTCCGCAGAGACCTGGAAAAAAGTACGGCAGGGTTCCAGGACTCGAGGTTCAAGCCTGGAGAGTCATCAATTATGGAGGAAGCGCCCGTCCCGGGAGACCAACGCAAAGGTTTCTGTGTCGACTATTACAATACCACCCACAAGGGCAGTCCAGGGAGATTGCATTTTGAGATGACTCACAAGGAGATCCCTTCCCAAGGCCCCTGTGTCCGAGCTGGTAATGGGAATTCCATCGATGAAGTTTCCTTCTATGCCAACCGCCTCACAAACCTAGTGATAGCCATGGCCCGGAAGGAGATCAATGAGAAGATCCATGGCTCTGAAAACAAATGTATCCATCAGTCGTTGTTTATGGGGGATGAGCCCACGCCCCACAAAAGCTTGAGTACAGTAGCCTCTGAGCTGGTGAATGAGACCGTCTCTGCGTGTTCCAAGAACATCACTGGTGACAAAGCTCCAGGCTCTGGAGACAGAGCCTTGGGGTCAGGACAGAGCCCTAGTCTAAGATACAAAAGCACTTTGAAGATCAAGGAGAGCACCAAGGATGGCAAGTGTCCAGATGACAAGCCTGGGTCTAAGAAGTCTTTCTTCTATAAGGAAGTATTTGAATCTCGGAATGCAGGGGACGCCAAGGACGGTGGAAGGTCCTTTCctggagaaagaaagatattCAGGGGCCAGGACAGAACTGATGACTTTACAAGCTCTGTCAGTCAAGGGATTATGACCTATGCCAACAGTGTGGTATCTGACATGATGGTCTCCATCATGAAGACCTTGAGGATCCAGGTGAAAGACACAACCATTGCCACTATTCTGCTGAAGAAGGTATTGATCAAGCATGCAAAAGAGGTCGTCTCTGATCTCATCGACTCGTTCATGAAGAACCTCCACAATGTCACAGGGAGCCTAATGACTGACACAGACTTTGTCTCAGCCGTGAAGCGAAGCCTTTTTTCTCATGGAAGCCAAAAGGCCACAGACATCATGGATGCCATGATGGGTAAGCTGTACAATGTGATGTTTGCCAAGAAATTCCCTGAGAGCAGAAAAGCCAAGGACAAGTCTGAGAGCTATTCCCTTATCTCCATGAAATCACGGGGTGGTGACCCAAGGCAACCAAACCTGAACTTTGCGATGAAATCAGAATCAAAACTGAGAGAAAGTTTGTTTGCTGCATGCAaaccagagaaagagaagacatgTGCTGAAACTCTGGGCGAGCACATTATTAAGGAGGGACTGAGCATGTGGCACAAAACTCATCAAAAAGACGATTGTAAATCTCCTGGCCTCGATCGTGCCGCAAAGCAGGGTGGCCCTCATCAGCAAGAGGTTTCCTTTGAGTCTCCAGACTCTTGTGACTTaagccctcctccacagcagccagagacttttgaaaattttatgtgtGAATCAGACACCTGGGCCAAGGACCTGATTGTGTCAGCCCTGCTTCTGATTCAGTACCACCTGGCCCAGGGAGGAAGGATGGATGCTCAGAGCTTCCTGGAAGCTGCTGCCAGCACCAACTTCCCCGCCAACAAGCAGCCCGTAGTTCACGATGAGTCCAGACTTAAGTCTCCTCATAAGATATGTGAccaagaacaaacagaaaagaaggatCTGATGAGTGTCATCTTCAATTTTATCCGGAACTTACTCAGTGAGACCATCTTCAAGGGTAACCGAAGTGAATCCAAGGGGCAGAACGTTAAGGAAGAAGAAATCAATATGTGCGAAAGGCCTATGACCCCTCCTGCGCCGAAATTCTGTGAGGATGAGGAGACTGATGGTGCCTTTTCTGGACTAACCAAGATGGTCGCCAACCAGCTAGATGGCTGCATGAATGGGCAGATGGTGGAACACCTCATGGACTCTGTGATGAAGTTATGCCTCATTATTGCCAAATCTTGTGACTCTCCCTTGGCCGAGCTGGGAGATGAAAAGTGTGGGGATGCCAGCAGGCCAAGTTCTGCCTTCCCAGATAACTTATATGAATGCTGCTTACCAGTCAAGGGCACGGGGACAGCCGAAGCCCTCCTGCAGACTGCCTACCAAGCCATCCATAACGAACTGAGAGGTTTGTCAGGACAGCCGCCCGAGGGATGCGAGATACCCAAGGTCATCGTCAGCAACCACAATCTGGCTGACACTGTTCAGAACAAGCAGCTGCAAGCTGTCCTGCAGTGGGTAGCTGCCTCAGAGCTCAATGTCCCTATTTTGTACTTTGCTGGTGATGATGAAGGAATCCAGGAGAAG